In the Flavobacterium pallidum genome, one interval contains:
- a CDS encoding DinB family protein, translating into MQRTFDVTRTSRKVLEQYLDNYSLEQLNKVPPGFNNNLIWNIGHIVVVQQMLVYNLSDLPMMVSAEMVEKYKKGTRPESDATQAEVDEIRALLHAPIDTTEEDQKKGIFKTYRDFTSMSGFSMTSAEDAMEFNNYHEAMHTGIMMGIRKFI; encoded by the coding sequence CAGGAAAGTTTTGGAACAATACCTTGACAATTATTCTTTGGAACAGCTCAACAAAGTGCCGCCGGGCTTTAACAACAACCTCATCTGGAACATCGGGCATATTGTCGTGGTGCAGCAAATGCTGGTGTATAACCTGTCGGATCTGCCGATGATGGTTTCTGCTGAAATGGTCGAAAAATATAAAAAGGGCACGCGCCCTGAAAGCGATGCAACACAGGCAGAAGTTGACGAGATACGCGCGCTTTTACATGCCCCGATTGATACAACGGAAGAAGACCAGAAAAAGGGGATTTTCAAAACCTATCGGGATTTTACTTCAATGTCGGGATTTTCAATGACTTCCGCAGAAGACGCGATGGAATTCAACAATTACCATGAAGCGATGCACACCGGCATCATGATGGGCATCCGTAAATTTATTTAA
- a CDS encoding DUF3298 and DUF4163 domain-containing protein, producing MKKMGFLLMLLLLASCNNELSFEQKSFAQKSSLPCKSECTQVSVNIPLAKDKPIVADSINKKVFSTMKEILMVGENQFTDTEYKGLLNSFIKAYDKMQTENPTDEFNWEAKITGKVLYQSDSIINIELKHYKFTGGAHGYSGRTSLIFDPETGKSIPNEYLFKDRNGFKDFAEKKFRAAYKIPDGPINSTNLMFEDEEFQLPQTYFFTEKGLLLFYNVYEIASYADGPKELLIPYKEANPYLAVK from the coding sequence ATGAAAAAAATGGGTTTCCTGCTGATGCTGCTGCTCCTGGCCAGTTGCAATAATGAATTGTCTTTTGAGCAAAAATCATTCGCGCAAAAATCTTCACTGCCCTGCAAATCTGAATGTACACAGGTTTCCGTGAACATTCCTTTGGCAAAAGACAAGCCGATCGTGGCCGACAGCATCAATAAAAAGGTGTTTTCAACGATGAAGGAAATCTTAATGGTGGGCGAAAACCAATTTACGGACACGGAATACAAAGGGTTGCTGAATTCGTTCATTAAGGCGTATGACAAAATGCAAACTGAAAACCCGACGGACGAGTTCAACTGGGAGGCCAAAATCACAGGGAAAGTCCTATACCAATCCGACAGCATCATCAATATCGAACTGAAGCATTATAAATTTACCGGCGGCGCACACGGCTACAGCGGCAGGACTTCGCTGATTTTTGATCCGGAAACCGGAAAGTCCATCCCGAATGAATACCTGTTTAAAGACCGGAATGGTTTTAAGGATTTTGCTGAAAAGAAATTCCGTGCAGCCTATAAAATCCCGGATGGCCCGATCAATTCGACAAACCTGATGTTTGAAGACGAGGAATTCCAGTTGCCGCAAACGTATTTCTTTACCGAAAAAGGGCTGCTTTTATTCTACAATGTGTATGAAATCGCATCCTATGCCGATGGCCCGAAAGAATTACTGATCCCATATAAAGAAGCCAATCCGTATCTCGCCGTTAAATAA
- a CDS encoding THC0290_0291 family protein: protein MFQKPLIAILVLFGLYNPAQAQFGFSHEVGIISGPVAFQSDYGERHDLETNAGNTGYGIGIIHYLNFSYQATCNCYTADTYFNDHFKLRSELSYNKTELQHFGRWVNKNSNSLGVQQLKAMRGSTEVTDIGMQLEWYPLSVRDFTATIGSFGPFLSLGGHYSYYNPDAYSLLGPLGIPQTTFPKYLEPSDGREHGYSGEDGNVWSVVGSIGTRYKLSPLSDLMVDLRWQYYFSNWVDGLNPNPEKYTENRANDWLVWFNVGYIYYLD from the coding sequence ATGTTCCAAAAGCCCCTCATCGCCATTCTTGTTTTGTTCGGTTTATACAATCCTGCGCAGGCACAATTTGGATTTTCCCATGAAGTTGGGATTATTTCAGGACCTGTGGCATTCCAGTCGGATTATGGTGAACGCCACGATCTTGAAACCAATGCGGGAAATACCGGTTATGGAATCGGGATCATCCATTACCTGAATTTTTCGTATCAGGCGACCTGTAACTGTTATACGGCAGATACGTATTTCAACGACCATTTTAAATTGCGTTCTGAGCTTTCGTATAACAAAACGGAACTGCAGCATTTCGGGCGTTGGGTCAATAAAAACAGCAATTCATTAGGGGTACAGCAGCTGAAAGCCATGCGTGGCTCTACCGAAGTGACTGATATTGGTATGCAATTGGAATGGTACCCATTGAGTGTCCGTGATTTTACGGCGACCATTGGGAGTTTCGGCCCTTTTTTAAGCCTTGGCGGACACTATTCCTATTACAATCCCGATGCTTATTCTTTGCTTGGCCCTTTAGGGATCCCACAAACGACATTCCCTAAATACCTCGAGCCATCCGATGGCCGCGAGCACGGTTATTCCGGCGAAGATGGCAATGTATGGTCTGTAGTAGGCAGTATAGGAACACGTTATAAATTATCCCCTTTATCAGATTTGATGGTCGATTTAAGGTGGCAATATTACTTTTCAAACTGGGTAGACGGACTCAATCCAAACCCTGAAAAATACACTGAAAACCGCGCCAATGACTGGCTGGTTTGGTTTAATGTGGGGTATATTTATTATCTGGATTAG
- the porZ gene encoding type IX secretion system anionic LPS delivery protein PorZ, with translation MKYFFILTFSVFFTTFGFAQNDQLWKGYFSYTSIKDLASSPNRIYAASENSIFSKNIATNELKTVNTIDGLPSENISGIYHTNTFNKTLIGYESGLMVVINDADGSILKVVDILNKQLPPNIKKINHFMEFESIVYISCDFGIVQYNLSTLQFGDTYFIGDNGTEIIISQTAVFDGKIYAATRDYGIRRADINNPNLNDFSQWTTITGNGWAGIEAFGDDLFMVTNTGELKRYQNGAFSNIAILPEPPKDMRSEGSRLLVTTATHVFIYNENYALERNLQAVEIDVVNLRFTCAAIVGNGLYLGTESNGVYATGFTAGGAFQNVTPNGPVRNNIFAITATTENLWAAYGDYTADYNPYPLDYYGVSKFSPNGWLNIPYETIHDAIGRDVVSMVRVTANPADENQVFFSSFHSGLLKFQNDEPVALYNQTNTTNGPEGPPGDATYRVDGAAFDQSGNLWVTNSIVRNGLKVLRAGGGWQSFDLQGLYDNVLKLNIGRLVIDKNGTKWMPTRDDGLIAFNENGNIGKSIKSGPDTGNLPIDNVRVATIDNRNQLWIGTTTGLRVLSSVDSFSGDTQMTTRPIVIQEIIDGQPVNIELMSGQFITDIVVDGGNNKWIGTADAGVFHFSSNGEDVLHIFNSSNSPLPSNSINDIEINKTTGEVFFATSKGLVSYKGTAISASDDLKNVLVYPNPVRPEYTGTVKITGLTDKATIKITDIEGSLVYEVVSEGGSIEWDTRAFGKYNVASGVYMIFISTQDGMLTTVKKVMIVR, from the coding sequence ATGAAATATTTTTTCATACTTACCTTTTCCGTTTTTTTTACCACTTTTGGTTTTGCTCAAAACGACCAGCTTTGGAAAGGGTATTTTTCATATACTTCCATTAAGGACCTTGCTTCTTCACCAAACCGGATTTATGCGGCTTCTGAAAACAGCATCTTCTCAAAAAATATAGCGACGAATGAACTGAAGACCGTTAATACCATCGACGGTCTTCCCAGTGAAAACATTTCCGGAATTTACCACACCAATACGTTTAACAAAACGCTGATCGGGTATGAAAGCGGGTTGATGGTTGTCATCAATGATGCTGATGGAAGCATTCTTAAAGTGGTCGACATATTAAATAAGCAATTGCCCCCAAACATCAAGAAGATCAACCATTTTATGGAGTTTGAAAGCATCGTGTATATTTCCTGTGATTTTGGGATCGTGCAATATAACCTGAGTACGCTTCAATTTGGTGACACGTATTTCATCGGTGATAACGGGACCGAAATCATCATCAGCCAAACCGCTGTATTTGATGGTAAAATCTATGCCGCCACAAGGGATTACGGCATCCGCAGGGCCGACATCAACAATCCGAACCTGAACGACTTCAGCCAATGGACCACCATCACCGGAAATGGCTGGGCAGGAATCGAGGCTTTTGGCGACGACCTTTTTATGGTGACCAATACAGGAGAATTGAAACGCTACCAGAACGGCGCGTTTTCAAATATTGCCATTTTACCTGAACCGCCGAAAGACATGCGCAGTGAAGGCAGCAGGCTGCTCGTTACGACGGCCACCCATGTTTTTATATATAATGAAAATTATGCGCTTGAGCGCAACCTGCAGGCAGTTGAAATAGACGTTGTCAACTTGAGATTTACCTGTGCAGCCATAGTTGGAAATGGTTTATATCTCGGAACCGAGTCCAACGGTGTGTATGCTACAGGGTTTACCGCAGGCGGCGCATTCCAGAATGTAACCCCTAACGGTCCTGTCCGGAATAATATCTTCGCCATTACTGCCACGACTGAAAACCTTTGGGCCGCTTATGGCGATTATACTGCCGATTACAACCCATACCCGCTGGATTATTATGGCGTGAGTAAATTTTCCCCGAACGGCTGGCTCAACATTCCTTATGAAACCATTCACGACGCTATCGGCCGGGATGTCGTTTCGATGGTCCGTGTTACAGCCAATCCCGCAGATGAAAATCAGGTATTTTTCAGCTCATTCCACTCGGGCCTGCTGAAATTCCAGAACGATGAACCCGTCGCACTATACAATCAAACCAATACCACGAATGGCCCGGAAGGTCCTCCAGGTGATGCCACTTACCGCGTTGATGGAGCCGCTTTTGACCAATCCGGCAACTTATGGGTAACCAATAGCATTGTCCGAAACGGACTCAAGGTATTGCGCGCCGGTGGTGGCTGGCAGTCTTTTGACCTTCAGGGACTTTATGACAATGTCTTAAAACTCAACATAGGCAGGCTTGTCATCGATAAAAACGGCACGAAATGGATGCCTACCCGCGACGATGGGCTGATTGCGTTTAACGAGAACGGTAACATCGGCAAATCAATCAAATCAGGTCCAGATACCGGAAACCTTCCCATCGACAACGTGCGTGTAGCTACGATTGATAATCGCAACCAGCTCTGGATCGGGACGACGACGGGGCTTCGCGTATTATCAAGCGTGGACAGCTTTTCAGGAGACACACAAATGACCACGCGTCCTATCGTCATCCAGGAAATTATCGACGGACAGCCGGTCAATATCGAACTGATGTCCGGCCAGTTTATTACAGACATTGTAGTGGACGGAGGCAATAATAAATGGATCGGTACCGCAGATGCCGGCGTTTTTCATTTTTCCTCCAATGGCGAAGATGTGCTGCATATCTTCAACAGCAGCAATTCCCCGTTACCAAGTAATTCCATCAACGATATTGAAATCAATAAAACTACCGGCGAAGTGTTCTTTGCCACAAGTAAAGGTTTGGTTTCTTATAAAGGCACTGCCATTTCCGCGAGCGACGATCTGAAAAATGTATTGGTATACCCGAATCCGGTGCGCCCTGAATATACCGGTACCGTAAAAATCACGGGGCTCACGGACAAAGCCACCATCAAGATCACTGATATTGAAGGCAGCCTGGTTTATGAAGTCGTTTCAGAAGGCGGCTCGATAGAATGGGACACGCGCGCTTTTGGGAAATACAACGTCGCTTCCGGAGTGTATATGATTTTCATTTCGACCCAGGACGGGATGTTGACGACGGTGAAAAAAGTGATGATCGTGAGATAG
- the gdhA gene encoding NADP-specific glutamate dehydrogenase, whose amino-acid sequence MSQSIQAFVDAVAKNNPNEPEFMQAVHEVAETVIPFIEENKKYQGKMLLERMVEAERIITFRVVWTDDAGNTQVNRGYRIQMNSAIGPYKGGIRFHPSVNLSILKFLAFEQTFKNSLTTLPMGGGKGGANFDPKGKSDNEIMRFCQAFMTELSKHIGADTDVPAGDIGVGGREVGYMFGQYKRLRNEFTGVLTGKGITFGGSLIRPEATGYGDVYFAQAMLETKGDSFKGKIVVVSGSGNVAQYAAEKATELGGKVVTLSDSAGYIYDADGIDAEKLAHVMQIKNVDYARISEYVKKYPNAKYVAGKRPWEVKCDVALPCATQNELNEEEANLLVSNGCICVAEGANMPSTPEAVAVFQKAKILFAPGKASNAGGVATSGLEMSQNSLRLSWTSQEVDERLHNIMLNIHSACVKYGADGNGYVDYVKGANIAGFVKVADAMLAQGVV is encoded by the coding sequence ATGTCACAAAGTATTCAAGCATTTGTAGATGCAGTAGCAAAAAACAACCCGAACGAGCCGGAATTCATGCAGGCAGTACACGAAGTTGCTGAAACCGTAATCCCATTTATCGAAGAAAATAAAAAATACCAGGGCAAAATGCTCCTGGAAAGAATGGTGGAAGCCGAGCGCATCATCACCTTCCGTGTAGTATGGACAGACGACGCCGGAAACACACAGGTAAACCGTGGTTACAGGATCCAGATGAACTCTGCCATCGGGCCATACAAAGGAGGAATCCGTTTCCACCCTTCCGTAAACCTTTCCATTTTGAAATTCCTTGCTTTTGAGCAGACTTTCAAGAACAGCCTTACGACATTGCCTATGGGTGGTGGAAAAGGTGGTGCAAATTTCGACCCTAAAGGAAAATCTGATAACGAAATCATGCGTTTCTGCCAGGCTTTCATGACCGAATTGTCTAAGCATATCGGCGCTGATACCGATGTACCTGCCGGAGATATCGGTGTTGGTGGACGCGAGGTTGGTTATATGTTCGGCCAATACAAAAGATTAAGAAATGAGTTTACAGGCGTTTTGACCGGAAAAGGAATCACTTTCGGCGGTTCATTGATCCGTCCTGAAGCCACAGGTTACGGCGATGTGTATTTTGCACAGGCGATGCTTGAAACCAAAGGCGACAGCTTCAAAGGAAAAATCGTAGTCGTTTCAGGCTCTGGAAACGTAGCACAATACGCTGCTGAAAAAGCAACGGAATTAGGTGGAAAAGTAGTAACGCTTTCTGATTCTGCAGGATACATTTATGATGCTGACGGAATTGATGCTGAGAAACTGGCCCACGTTATGCAGATCAAAAACGTAGATTACGCCCGTATTTCAGAATACGTGAAAAAATATCCGAATGCAAAATATGTAGCCGGAAAACGCCCTTGGGAAGTAAAATGTGATGTGGCCCTGCCTTGTGCAACACAAAACGAACTGAATGAGGAAGAAGCAAACCTGCTTGTTTCAAACGGTTGTATTTGTGTGGCTGAAGGAGCAAACATGCCTTCAACACCGGAAGCTGTAGCTGTATTCCAAAAAGCAAAAATCCTTTTCGCCCCAGGGAAAGCTTCCAATGCAGGTGGAGTAGCGACTTCAGGTCTTGAAATGTCACAAAACTCTTTGCGTTTGAGCTGGACTTCCCAGGAAGTGGACGAGAGATTGCACAACATTATGCTGAACATCCATTCTGCCTGTGTAAAGTATGGTGCTGATGGAAACGGTTATGTTGATTACGTAAAAGGCGCTAACATTGCCGGTTTCGTAAAAGTTGCCGATGCCATGCTGGCTCAGGGTGTGGTATAA
- the recO gene encoding DNA repair protein RecO: MNVKTRAIVISTIKYQDKNLIVKCFTESDGLKSYFVRSAFSAAKNTQKIAYFQPMTILEIEASHKNKGTLEHFREVRLALHYHSIPMDIAKSTITLFIAEMLHHAIHEEEKNEAFFSFLLTAMEWLDNHNDTANFHLILLLEITKFLGFYPDISQISLPFFDIAEGNFTGFTSVNALTESESASLKKLISLRFSDSQKAFHVSERQTLLRILVDYYSLHLDGFKKPKSLEVLRAVFS; the protein is encoded by the coding sequence ATGAATGTTAAGACCCGCGCCATCGTCATTTCCACCATCAAATACCAGGACAAAAACCTGATCGTGAAATGTTTTACGGAATCAGACGGGTTGAAATCTTATTTTGTGCGCTCGGCTTTTTCTGCGGCAAAAAACACCCAGAAGATTGCGTATTTCCAACCGATGACCATTTTGGAAATCGAAGCTTCCCATAAAAATAAAGGTACGCTGGAACACTTCCGGGAAGTCAGGCTGGCGTTGCATTATCATTCCATTCCGATGGATATTGCCAAAAGCACGATCACCCTGTTTATTGCCGAAATGCTGCACCATGCGATCCACGAAGAGGAAAAGAACGAAGCCTTCTTTAGTTTTTTACTCACGGCGATGGAATGGCTTGACAACCATAACGACACTGCAAATTTCCATTTAATCCTGCTCCTGGAAATCACCAAATTCCTCGGGTTTTATCCTGATATTTCCCAGATCAGCCTGCCTTTTTTTGATATTGCCGAAGGGAACTTTACCGGTTTTACGTCTGTAAATGCGCTTACAGAAAGTGAATCCGCTTCGTTAAAAAAACTCATCAGCCTGCGCTTCAGCGACAGCCAAAAGGCCTTCCATGTTTCCGAAAGGCAAACATTATTGCGCATTCTTGTCGACTATTACAGCCTGCATCTTGATGGGTTTAAGAAACCGAAGTCTTTGGAAGTTCTAAGGGCCGTTTTTTCCTGA
- a CDS encoding cystathionine gamma-synthase, translating to MKFDTKVIHGGQHHDAETGAVMPAVFQTSTYAQTTPGKPVGDYEYSRASNPTRTALENALASIENGSRGLAFSSGLAATDCLLRSFKAGDEIIAMDDLYGGTYRMFTRIYKDSGIKFHFIDMNDLDGFRALINENTKMVWVETPTNPLMKLADIKAISEITKAHNILFAVDNTFATPYLQKPLDLGADVVMHSATKYLGGHSDVIAGALVIKDEKLGEQLHFQQFATGATLGPMDSFLVLRGIKTLSLRVQRHCENGKKVVEFLSNHPKIKTVYYPGLESHPYHEVAKKQMKDFGGMVTFTFASGKKEDAISFLEKLKVFTLAESLGGVESLANHPALMTHASIPEDKRKEIGITDDLVRLSVGIEDAEDLIEDIRQALG from the coding sequence ATGAAATTCGATACCAAAGTTATACACGGCGGACAACACCACGATGCCGAAACCGGGGCAGTGATGCCGGCAGTGTTCCAAACTTCCACTTATGCGCAGACCACTCCGGGGAAACCGGTGGGTGATTATGAATACAGCCGCGCATCGAATCCTACCCGAACAGCACTGGAAAACGCTTTGGCAAGCATTGAAAACGGCAGCCGGGGATTGGCGTTCTCCTCGGGATTGGCGGCAACAGATTGTTTGCTGCGCTCCTTTAAAGCCGGCGACGAAATCATTGCGATGGACGATTTATACGGCGGGACTTATCGTATGTTTACGAGGATTTACAAAGATTCTGGCATCAAATTCCATTTCATCGACATGAACGACCTTGACGGTTTCAGGGCGCTGATTAATGAAAATACGAAAATGGTCTGGGTGGAAACCCCTACGAACCCATTGATGAAGCTGGCCGATATCAAAGCCATTTCGGAAATCACAAAGGCGCACAACATCCTGTTCGCAGTTGACAATACTTTTGCGACACCCTATTTGCAGAAACCTCTGGACCTTGGCGCAGATGTTGTGATGCATTCAGCAACGAAGTATTTGGGCGGACATTCTGATGTCATTGCGGGTGCTTTGGTCATAAAAGACGAGAAGCTCGGCGAACAATTGCATTTCCAGCAGTTTGCCACCGGAGCCACACTTGGCCCGATGGATAGTTTTTTGGTTTTAAGGGGTATTAAAACCTTGAGCCTGCGTGTGCAAAGGCATTGCGAAAACGGAAAAAAAGTGGTGGAATTCCTTTCAAACCATCCCAAAATAAAGACAGTTTATTATCCAGGGCTCGAAAGCCATCCGTATCATGAGGTAGCTAAAAAGCAGATGAAGGATTTCGGAGGCATGGTCACTTTTACTTTTGCATCAGGTAAAAAAGAAGACGCCATTTCTTTCCTTGAAAAGCTGAAAGTTTTCACGTTGGCGGAATCTTTAGGCGGCGTAGAATCACTGGCAAACCATCCGGCTTTGATGACACATGCTTCAATTCCTGAAGACAAACGTAAAGAAATCGGGATTACCGATGACTTGGTCAGATTGAGCGTAGGAATTGAGGATGCTGAAGATTTGATTGAGGATATCAGGCAGGCGCTTGGTTAG